DNA from Chloroflexota bacterium:
AGCCTTGCCTGCCTGAGCGTTTACCGGCTGCGGGCACTCTTGTTGGGGCGTTACGAATAGCGGCCGGGGCAGCGGGCAGTCGCCAGGCTATCGCAGCCGATCAACGATGGCGGAGATGTCCTGGCCAGGCGTGGCCCGCTTGTACATCGAAGTTGTTGTATCTGGTTCGTCCGGCCAGCGCGAGAACATGATGTCGTCGTAGGCCGGTTGTTCGAGCTGGAAGAAAGTGCCGATTGGGATGCGGTCGCCCCAGGCGAACGAATACTCGAGCGCCTTCTGCTTTTTGGCGACTATCTCGGCCGCGTCGCCAGGATCCTGCACTTTGGGTTCATGGCCTTCGGAAGCGACATCGTAAACGCGCGGAACGCGCGGGTCGCGGTCGCGGCCGGAGAACCATTCCATCGTGTTTATGTCGTTGTACACCGGGCACGGCTGAAGCACGTCGATGTAAGCGGTTCCGCGGTGCGCGATCGCGTCCACCAGAATCTTGGCCAGGCCCCGCGGGTCCATCGCGTAGGCGCGCGCCACGTACGTGTACCCGGCCGAGAGCGCCAATCCGATCGGATTGATCGCGTCCTGTATCGCCGGCTCGGCCATGCTCTTGGTCTGCTGGCCCTTGATCTGGGTCGGCGACGCCTGGCCCTTGGTAAGCCCGTAAACGCCGTTGTTGAACACGATGTAAGTGATGTCCAGGTTGCGGCGGCCGGTGTTTACGAAATATCCGGCCCCGATGCCATAGCCGTCCCCGTCGCCGCCCATCGCCAGCACGGTGACCTCGCCATTGGCGAGCTTCAGGCCGGTTGCGACCGGCAGGGCGCGGCCGTGCAGGGTATGAAACCCGTAGGTACTGATGTAGTGGGGAGCCTTGCCGGAGCAGCCGATGCCGGAAACGATAGCGACCATGTGCGGCGGAATCTGCAATTGGGCAAGCGCCTGGCGAACCGCGTTGATGATCCCGAAATCTCCGCACCCCGGGCACCAGTCGGGCTGAATGTCGGACGCGTAACTGCGGGCGGTGAGCTTCTCAACTTGGGCTACCGGCATATGGCTTGGATCCTCCCCGCGGTCGTGATTGTCAGTCTATGGATGAGAGAGAACCAGTCGGCCGACGCCGCCGGCAATATGCCGCTCGACGCCGTGTTCGACTTCGGTCTGCGAGAACGGGCGCCCGTCGTACTTGAGCACCCGGTTTTCGATCGATATCCCGGTTTCGGCGGCGATAAGTCGGCCAAGCTGGCCGGTGAAGTTGTCTTCCACCAGGATCAGGTTTTTGGCCTCGCCCAGGATCCGGGCCACGCCCTCGGCCGGGAACGGGCGCAGCATCCGAAGCTGCAGGTAATTGGCCGAGATCCCGCGCCGCCCCAGGGAGGCCAGGGCGTCTTGGATCGCGCCCTTGGTCGAACCCCAGGCGACCACCGTGAAATCGGCTTCGGGGTCTCCGTGAAGCTCGTAGCGTAGCCGATCGGGCACCTCGGCGGCGATGGTATCTAGCTTGCGCATGCGCTTTTCCATCTGCTCCATGCGGTTCTCGATGCTCTCGGAGATCTTGCCGTAGGTGGTGTGTTCATCCGAGGTGGTTACGAATTCCCCGCCCAGCTCGCCCGGCACCGAGCGTGGCGAAACGCCGGATTCGGTGATTGAGTGGCGTTCGAACTTGCCGTTGCCGTCGAGCGGTTCGTAGCGCGGCCCGGAGCGGGCCTGCAGGTGATCGACTCTGAGTCCGTCGACCGACCAGTTGCTGTTGGCCAGATGACGATCCAGCAGCACGACTACCGGCAATTGGTATTCGTCGCCCCAGTTGAAGGCCTCAAAGGTCAGGTCGAAGCACTCCTGGAGATCGCCGGGGGCGATCACGATGTGGGGGAACTCGCCGTGACCGGGCTGGAGCGCCAGGCGCAAGTCGGTCTGCCCGCCGCGGGTTGGAAGACCGGTCGAAGGGCCGCCGCGCTGGTAGAGGCACACCACCGGTCCCGGGGTTTCGGTAATCGCCGCCAGTCCCAACCCCTCCAGCATCAAAGCGAATCCGGGTCCGGCGGTTGAAGTCGCGGCGCGGGCGCCGCCGAAAGCCGCCCCGACCGCCTGGTTGATGCAGGCGATCTCGTCCTCGGCCTGAAGCACCACGATCGGAAACTCGGATTGGATTCGCTCCAGAAAGACCGATTCTTCGGTCGCCGGCGCGATCGGGTAGTAAGTCTGGAACGAACACCCGGCGTGCAGCTTGCCCAGCGCCACCGCCTCGGCCCCTCGCACCAGTGCCCGATGCGGGCGGCCGTTGGCCGGCGCCGGAGTCAGGGTCGGGCCGAACGGTTCCTCCAGCAGCGAGTGCATGTAGCCGTGGGTTACCTCGATTACCGAGGCATTCAGGTCGACCAGATTGGCGCGACGCTCGCCCAGTCGCTCGCGCAGAATCGCGATGATCGGATCGGTGTCGAGCCCGACCAGCGCGAATGAGGCCGCCACCGAGACCATGTTGCGCATGATGTCGTGGCGGCGGGCCTGGAACTGGACTCCGGCCCGGGCCACGCCCTCGCGCAAGACCTGTTCGTAGGGCAGCGAGTAGATGTGAATGTCGTCGCGACCCAGTTCCTCGGGGTCGATATCCAGCTCCGAGTCGACGATCAGGCCGCCGCCGGTGGTAATCCGGTGGATGTGCCCGTTATGGGTCTGGTACGGCGCGTCCACGTCGCCGAAGATCGTTTCGCGGTCAAGCGCCAGCAGCAGGTCCACCGGCTCCACGTGCGAATGGATCTCGTTTTCGGATATCCGGACGCGGAAAAACGAATGCCGCCCCATGATGTTGGAGTGGTATTCGATGTTGGCGAATACGTTCAGCCCGAAGCGCAGACAGGCTTTGGCAAAAACCTCGGCTGAAACATTAATGCCGCTTCCCTGGGGACCACCGATCATCCAGGACAAGCGGTTCTGAGTAAAACTAGCTCGGCTCACGTTGCCGTTCACTTGGGGAAACTGCGTTGTCTCCCTGTGTATTGGGGGCAGATGCCGCGGTTAATTAGCACCGGAGCGGGTGTTAAGCAGCACAAATTAAGGTTACTGTAATTTTGCTCAGATGCGCATGCCCGGAACCACACTTGAACCGACCGCACGACCCCGCCTCGGCCGAAGTCCCGCCCCGGGGCGGGGCCGGGGGGGGAAGGGGGCTTTAAAAAATTGAAATAAAGCCACAATGTTTTTTTTACTGTGACTTTTTAACATAAGACGAGTCCGACGATCTTAAGNNNNNNNNNNTGTGGTTGTTCTGGTCTTTTTTTAAATGTATAACTTTTTATTATTGGCATCACTCCACCGCCCTCACCATCATTTCCCCCCCCCCCCCCCCCCCCCCGCCGCCCACGCCCCGCCCGGGGGCGGGACCTCCGCTGAAATGAGGCTTACATATCTGGCAATCACGCCACCATGTATTTACGCCGTGTCGCCCACGGCCACAGGAAAAACCTCGCCCGTGAGAGGGTAATAGCACCCTCTTGTTCGATGATTGTATCAAATGCTAATCAAATATGTAAGTGCTGCTAAAACCATCGAGAAGCCCTGGGGGCGCGAATTGATATTTGCAGACACCGAGCTTTACTTGGGCAAGGTGATCGACGTGAATGGAGGCAGCCGGCTCAGCCTGCAGTATCACCCGCGCAAAGACGAAACCGTCTACGTGACCAAAGGGGTGGTGGAAACCGAGCTAGGTAGGCGCGGAGAGCCAACCCAAACAGTGATGTTGCGCACCGGTGACTGCCTGCGCTTGCGGCCCGAAACGGTTCACCGGTTCACCGCGGTCGGCGGCGACGCCCAAATGATCGAGGTGTCCACGCCCCACCCCGATGACACGATCCGCCTGGCCGACGATTTCGGGCGAACCTAGGGATCGATCGCCGCGGCCGGCCGGGGCCGGTGCAACTAGTATTTTGATTGAGGTTTTGGACGACCGTTCGACAGCACCAAGGGGAACGCGATGACGGTTAACGCGACCAAGGCGATCCTGGCCGCCGGCAAGCCCGCCATCGGCTGTTCACTTGCCTACGGCTCCGAATTGGCGGCCGGACAAATGGCCCAGGCCGGATACGACTGGGTGATGCTGGATCAGCAGCACGGCTACTGGAACGAACACAACCTGCGGCTGGGTTTTCTGGCGGTGATTCAGGGCGGATCGACTCCGGTTACGCGCGTGCTCACGAACCGCTACGACCTGATCAACAAGGCGCTCGAATCGGGCGCGCTGGGCCTGGTCATTCCGATGGTCAATTCGGTCGACGAGGCAGCCGCCGCCGCCGCCGCATCCCGGTATCCACCGCGCGGGACCCGATCTAACGCCAGCCCGTACATGACATCGACCTTCGGACCGGGCTACGCCAGCTGGATCGACGACGAGGTATTCCTGGCCGTCCAGATCGAATCCCGGGCGGCGGTCGAGAACGCCGAAGCGATCCTGGGCGTCGAGGGGGTAGACGGGTGCTGGATCGGCCCTTCCGACCTGGCACTGGACATGGGCCTGAAGGTCTCCGACATGGGCAACCACCCCCGGCATGACGAGGCGGTCGCCCACGTCCTGGAGGTATGCCTTTCGCTGGGCAAGGCGGCCGGGTATGCCTGCAGCACCCCGGAGATGGGCCGGCGCCGGATTGCCGAAGGATTCACGTTCGTCAATATCGGCTCCGATTCAGGATTCATCAGCGAGGGGTCGGCCAGCGTCCTGGCTGAATTCAAGCCCGACTGATCAACAAAGCGCGCTGATCGGCGCCGGGAGAGCTGTATGGACCTTGGACTTCGCGGCAAGTCCGCGTTAATTACCGGCGGCAGCCGCGGCCTCGGGCGGGCGATGGCCCGGGCCCTGGCGGCCGAGGGCTGCGATGTCGCAATCGCCGCCCGAACCGCGAGTACCCTGGAATCGACGGCCGCAGAACTCGATGAATTGGGCGTTCGGTCGTTGTCCTTGGAATGCGACGTCACCGACCGTGCCCAGGTTGAAGCGGCGGTGTCAGCGGCCGCCGAAGGGTTCGGCCGGCTGGACATCGTAATTGCCAATGCCGGCGGCCAGCTGCGGCCGGGATTGCTGGACTCGGATGACGAGGACTGGCAGTTCACGCTCGACATCAATCTTCTGCACGCCGTGCGGCTCATCCGGGCCGCGGTCCCGCACCTGCGCCGACAGGGTGAAGCGGCCGCGCTGATCACCGCCTCGATCACCGGCGCGCGGGTCCAGGTGCCAGCCCAATACGGGGCGGCCAAAGCGGCGCAAATCTACCTGGCGACGGCGTTGGCGCGCGAGCTGGCCCAATACGACATTAGGGTCAATGCGATTTCGCCCGGCTCGATCGAATTTAAGGGCGGCAGCTGGGGGCGACGGCGTGAGCAGGCGCCCGAAGTCATGGCCGAATTCGCCGAGAGTCAGTTTCCATTCAAACGGCTGGGGCGGCCCGAAGAGATCGGTGAGGTCGCCGCATTCCTGTGCTCGCCCCGAGCCAGCTGGATCACCGGCCAAAGCATCGTGGTGGACGGCGGCCAGATGAACGCCGGGCTTTGGTCCCCCGCCGCATTGACCGGCCCGCAAGGTCAATCCGCCTGAATTGCAAAGTCACTAGTGTCTGTGGCGGACCCCTCCCTGCAGGGCGGCGCTAACGGCGAGTTGTCAATCCGCCGCCACGGTATGCGGCGGCCGTAATTGGGCACCCTCCCGCTCTCGCTCCGGAGAAACCCGACCTTGATCGCTCCCCAGTCCTGGGCCGAAAAATCCGCCGCTCGATGGAGGGGCGTGGCAACGCCGGGCGAGACCGGCTAGCGTGACTGGCGCCCGCGCGGCGGGGACTTTAGGTCGAATCGATCATTTCGCGCAGCCGCCGACCTTCGGTCGACCAGAAATCGCGCAGCACGTAGAGGTCGCCGGAAAGGCTGAAGTGGCGTACACCCATTTCGAGATAGGGAGCGGCCTGATCGGGAGACCCGATTTCGACCCGCGGGGTCACGCCCATCTTCATCGAGGTCTCGATGCTGTAGAGCTCGGCGTCCTTGACGGCGGTCGACTCGCGTCCCTCGAAGTTGCCGCTGTTCATCGAGAAGTCGGCCGGGCCGAACTGGGTCATGTCCAAGCCCGGAGTTGCCAGCACTTCCTCGAGCTGGTCGACGCAACCCTTCTTTTCGACCATGATCATGACCACGGCCTTGTTCAGCTTGTCGATGTAACCCTTCGCGTCCAGCCCGTAACCCCAGCGGTTGTCCCGGGTAGCCCCGATTCCACGCAGGCCGTCCTGGCCGGCGGCATCGGCGCGCACCGATCCGACCGCCTCGCGCGCGTCGGCGGGCCCCCGCACGTCCGAGAAGAGGAAATTCTCGATCCCGGCGCCGGCGGCGCGGATCGCCAGGTAAGGACGTGGCATCTGGTCGAGCTTGATCAACGAACTCATATGCGGGAATAGGTCGATCGCGCGCGCGAAATTCTCCAGGGCGAAGTTGTCAAAGGGACCGTATTCGGAAACGAATTCGACGTAATCGATCTGGCCGGTCAGGCCGATCACCTCGGCCAGCCCCGCCCAAACCGATGAGACGCGACAACCGACGGTGGGTTCACCGGCGTCGAGCTTCTGCCGAAAGACGTTCGGCTTGTCCATCATTGCTTCTTAGTGTCCAAGGTTCGGGGCGGTATCGGATGTGCCCGCTCGGGAGGCCGGGGCGTCCGGCTGGGCACGGCCATTATCGGTTGGCGCCGGGGCAGCCGGCTCCCGGTACCCAGGTCAAATAGCATTGCAATGTGCTGGCTGGTCCGGGCCAGGCGACCGCAATGGAACCGATGCGATGACCGAACAGATCCGACCCTGGATGGCGGAATTGGTCGGAACCTTCGTCCTGGTCCTGGGGGCCGCCGGTTCCGCGATGGTGGTCGTGGATGAACTCAGCACCAGTGCCAATATGCTGATCGCGGTCCTGGGCTCGGTATTTGCCCTGTCGGCCGGGATTTACATGTTCTACGACGTCTCCGGGGCGCAGTTCAACCCGGCCGTAACGGTTGCCCTTTTCGTGTTGGGCAAGATCTCACTGGTTGCCGGAATCGGCAACATCGTCGCCCAGATAATCGGCGCCATCCTGGCGACGGCAGTACTGGCGTCGGCGATTCCGCTTGGCCCCAGCAATTACGGCCTGACCACGGTGGCCTTCGGAACCGAGCCCTGGCAGGCGGTGATTCTGGAGGCGACCGGCACCTTCATCCTTGTTTCAACGATTCTCTTCGTGGCCGTCCGCTACCGCGTTCCGGCCGCCGCCGCCGCCCTGGCGATACCGACTGCGCTGGCCGCCGGTCTGATTGTTTCCGGCGCCCTGACCGGGGGTTCGCTCAATCCGGCGCGCACCCTTGGTCCGGCGTTGCTTTCCGGCGAATTCGCCAATCACTGGGTTTATTGGGCCGGACCGCTGGCCGGCGCGCTGATCGCCTCGCTCGTATTCGCCGCCCTCACCGCAGGACAGCCGACCGACGCCGAACCGCCTGGTTAGCTTTGCCGCACCCGCGGGAAGCGCGGCCGCCGCGAAAGGCTAGGCTTCTGCTTCCTCGAGTTCGCGCTGGCGCCGCCGTTCGGCGACCAGGTCGTCGATGCCGGCAGTCAGTTCGGGGAAGAATTCATCCTCGTCCAGGGTCTTCAGGATCTCGCCCTTGGAGAAGATGACTCCGCGCCCGCGCCCGCCGGCCAGCCCTATGTCGGCGTCGCGCGCCTCGCCGGGGCCGTTGACCACGCAGCCCATGACCGCAACCTTCAGCGGTTCTTCTATTCGCGAGAGGTGCTGCTCCACCTGCTCCACCAGGTCGAAGAGTTCGATTTCGCATCGTCCGCAGGAAGGGCAGGAGACCAGGGTGGTGCCCTGCTGATGCAATTCGAGGCTCTTGAGAATCTCGTAGGCGACCGGTACTTCCTCTTCCGGTTCGGCGGTCAGCGACACCCGAATCGTGTCGCCGATGCCCTCGTAGAGCAGCATCCCGATGCCGATCGCCGAGCGGATGCTGCCCGACCGGACGGTCCCGGCCTCGGTAATGCCGAGGTGCAGCGGGTACGGCATTTGGTCGGCGATCAGTCGGTAGGCGCGAACCATCGGGTCGATGTCGAAGGCCTTCAGCGAGACCTTGATGGATTCGAAGTCCTCGTCTTCCAGAATCTGGATGTGCGACATCGCATGCGCGACCATGGCCTCGGCCAGCGCCTGTCCCTGCTTGGGGCGCCCGTCTGCGGTGCGGTTTTCGGGGATCGAACCGGCGTTTACGCCGATCCGGATCGGAATATCGCGGTCCTTGCAGGCCGAGACCACCTGACGCACCCGGTCGCGATCCCCGATGTTTCCGGGGTTGATCCGCAGCCCGTCGATATTTGCCTCGGCCGCCAGGAGCGCCAGGCGGTAGTCGAAATGAATGTCGGAGATAAGCGGTACCGGACTGGCCTTCAGCAGCTCGGGAAGCGCCAGCGCGGCCTCGCGGTCCGGGACCGCCACGCGCACGATCTGGCAACCGAGATCGGCCAGCCGGCCGATTTGAGCGCTGGTCGCGGCCACGTCGGCGGTGTTGGTTGTGGTCATTGACTGGACCACTACCGGTCCGCCGCCGCCAATTCGAACATCGCCCACGTGGACCGGGATCGAGGTTCGCCTTCTGAGGATTTCCGACATCTCTTGAAGTCCTTGGGGCGATTGCAATGGCAAGGGTTGGACCGCTAGGGCCCGCCGCCGGCTATGCGCGATATGTCGGCGGCAGTCACCACTACAACAAGTATGAGCAATGCCGCCATACTCGCAACCTGCAGCGCCTTTTCGGCTTCCGGTGAGATCCGCCGCCCTCGCGCCACCTCGATCAGCATCAGTGTCATTCGTCCTCCGTCAAGGACCGGCCACGGCAGGAGATTGAACAGCGCCACCTGGATCGAAATCGATCCGGCCAGTCCGAGCACCAGGGCCGGTCCCAAGAGGGTTGCCTGGCCGAACGTATCCAGGATTCCCACCACCCCGGTGAGATTGATCTGGCCCTCGCCCGCGAGGGCCCCGGCGGTGTAGCGCGGCAGGAGCGTAATCGCCTCGCCGGTCTGGATCAGCGCCCGGGACAAGGCCCGCCCGGAAAGATCCGGGCTGCGCACGTAATTTATGTGCAGTCCTAAGGGGCCCTGGCCGGGGGGCGGATCGGCGCGCGGGACTGCTGCCACCCGGAATTGGCGACCCGAGCGTTCGAGCACCAGCTGCAGCCGGTCGCCGGTGCGGTCGGCCACGACCGACGAAAACTCCGCCGGCAGGATGCCATCGCGTTCGTCCAGGATCAAGATGCGGTCGCCGGCCTGAATACCTGCTTGGGCCGCCGGCGAACCCGGGTCGACGGCCGTGACCCTGGTGCCGACCGGCGCGAACAGCAACGCCGCGACCAGCAGGAATCCGAATCCGGCCAGGACGTTGGCCAGGGGCCCCGCGGCCAACACCAGGAGGCGACCCCATACCGGCTGGGCGGCGAAGCTGTCCGGCGCCGAACCGGCGCTCCCGCCGGTCTCGCCCAGCATCCGCAGGTATCCGCCGATCGGGAAAAGGTTGAGCGTAAAGGTAGTCCCGGCCGAGCGCCGCCGGAGCAGGTGCGGTGGAAACCCCACCGCGAACTCGAGGACCCGGATGCCGAGCAGCCGGGCGGCGGCGAAGTGCCCCAGTTCGTGGGCGACCACGATCAGGGTCAGGGTGCCCAGCCCGACCGCGATTGTGCCGGCGGTGCCCAGCGTGCCGAGCAGCGCTTCGATCATCGGTTCAGGCGTCTGACCTGGTCTCTGGCGAGCCGGTAGCCCTGCTGATGGAAATCCAGGGCGTCCGAAATCTGATCCATGTCGCCGCGCGGGGCGTCGGCCAGTACCGCGGCCACGACTTGCGGCAGCTGATCGAATCGGATCCGCTCCTCCAGGAAGGCTTCGACCGCGGCATCGTCGGCTCCGACCAGGAGCGCGGGCGCACAGCCACCCTCGAGGGCCACCCGCCGGGCCAGGTCGAGCAGCGGGAAGCGGTCCAGATCGGGTTCTTCGAATTCCAGATCGGCGGAACCCGCCAGATCCAGCCGTGGAGCGTGCCCGGCAATGGGCAGGCGGCCGTCCATCCCCAGGGCGCAGGAAATCGGGATCCGCATGTCCGGTACCCCGAGCTGGGCCTTCTGCGAACCGTCGATGAATTCGACCAGCGAATGGACGATGCTCTGCGGATGGATCAGTACGTCCACCCGGTCGGCCGGCATCCCGAAAAGCCAACTGGCCTCGATGACCTCCAGACCCTTGTTCATGAGCGTGGCCGAATCGATGCTGACTTTCGGACCCATTTCCCAGGT
Protein-coding regions in this window:
- a CDS encoding 2-oxoacid:ferredoxin oxidoreductase subunit beta, coding for MPVAQVEKLTARSYASDIQPDWCPGCGDFGIINAVRQALAQLQIPPHMVAIVSGIGCSGKAPHYISTYGFHTLHGRALPVATGLKLANGEVTVLAMGGDGDGYGIGAGYFVNTGRRNLDITYIVFNNGVYGLTKGQASPTQIKGQQTKSMAEPAIQDAINPIGLALSAGYTYVARAYAMDPRGLAKILVDAIAHRGTAYIDVLQPCPVYNDINTMEWFSGRDRDPRVPRVYDVASEGHEPKVQDPGDAAEIVAKKQKALEYSFAWGDRIPIGTFFQLEQPAYDDIMFSRWPDEPDTTTSMYKRATPGQDISAIVDRLR
- a CDS encoding 2-oxoacid:acceptor oxidoreductase subunit alpha, with translation MPPIHRETTQFPQVNGNVSRASFTQNRLSWMIGGPQGSGINVSAEVFAKACLRFGLNVFANIEYHSNIMGRHSFFRVRISENEIHSHVEPVDLLLALDRETIFGDVDAPYQTHNGHIHRITTGGGLIVDSELDIDPEELGRDDIHIYSLPYEQVLREGVARAGVQFQARRHDIMRNMVSVAASFALVGLDTDPIIAILRERLGERRANLVDLNASVIEVTHGYMHSLLEEPFGPTLTPAPANGRPHRALVRGAEAVALGKLHAGCSFQTYYPIAPATEESVFLERIQSEFPIVVLQAEDEIACINQAVGAAFGGARAATSTAGPGFALMLEGLGLAAITETPGPVVCLYQRGGPSTGLPTRGGQTDLRLALQPGHGEFPHIVIAPGDLQECFDLTFEAFNWGDEYQLPVVVLLDRHLANSNWSVDGLRVDHLQARSGPRYEPLDGNGKFERHSITESGVSPRSVPGELGGEFVTTSDEHTTYGKISESIENRMEQMEKRMRKLDTIAAEVPDRLRYELHGDPEADFTVVAWGSTKGAIQDALASLGRRGISANYLQLRMLRPFPAEGVARILGEAKNLILVEDNFTGQLGRLIAAETGISIENRVLKYDGRPFSQTEVEHGVERHIAGGVGRLVLSHP
- a CDS encoding cupin domain-containing protein, with amino-acid sequence MLIKYVSAAKTIEKPWGRELIFADTELYLGKVIDVNGGSRLSLQYHPRKDETVYVTKGVVETELGRRGEPTQTVMLRTGDCLRLRPETVHRFTAVGGDAQMIEVSTPHPDDTIRLADDFGRT
- a CDS encoding SDR family oxidoreductase; translation: MDLGLRGKSALITGGSRGLGRAMARALAAEGCDVAIAARTASTLESTAAELDELGVRSLSLECDVTDRAQVEAAVSAAAEGFGRLDIVIANAGGQLRPGLLDSDDEDWQFTLDINLLHAVRLIRAAVPHLRRQGEAAALITASITGARVQVPAQYGAAKAAQIYLATALARELAQYDIRVNAISPGSIEFKGGSWGRRREQAPEVMAEFAESQFPFKRLGRPEEIGEVAAFLCSPRASWITGQSIVVDGGQMNAGLWSPAALTGPQGQSA
- a CDS encoding aquaporin, encoding MTEQIRPWMAELVGTFVLVLGAAGSAMVVVDELSTSANMLIAVLGSVFALSAGIYMFYDVSGAQFNPAVTVALFVLGKISLVAGIGNIVAQIIGAILATAVLASAIPLGPSNYGLTTVAFGTEPWQAVILEATGTFILVSTILFVAVRYRVPAAAAALAIPTALAAGLIVSGALTGGSLNPARTLGPALLSGEFANHWVYWAGPLAGALIASLVFAALTAGQPTDAEPPG
- the ispG gene encoding flavodoxin-dependent (E)-4-hydroxy-3-methylbut-2-enyl-diphosphate synthase is translated as MSEILRRRTSIPVHVGDVRIGGGGPVVVQSMTTTNTADVAATSAQIGRLADLGCQIVRVAVPDREAALALPELLKASPVPLISDIHFDYRLALLAAEANIDGLRINPGNIGDRDRVRQVVSACKDRDIPIRIGVNAGSIPENRTADGRPKQGQALAEAMVAHAMSHIQILEDEDFESIKVSLKAFDIDPMVRAYRLIADQMPYPLHLGITEAGTVRSGSIRSAIGIGMLLYEGIGDTIRVSLTAEPEEEVPVAYEILKSLELHQQGTTLVSCPSCGRCEIELFDLVEQVEQHLSRIEEPLKVAVMGCVVNGPGEARDADIGLAGGRGRGVIFSKGEILKTLDEDEFFPELTAGIDDLVAERRRQRELEEAEA
- a CDS encoding site-2 protease family protein, giving the protein MIEALLGTLGTAGTIAVGLGTLTLIVVAHELGHFAAARLLGIRVLEFAVGFPPHLLRRRSAGTTFTLNLFPIGGYLRMLGETGGSAGSAPDSFAAQPVWGRLLVLAAGPLANVLAGFGFLLVAALLFAPVGTRVTAVDPGSPAAQAGIQAGDRILILDERDGILPAEFSSVVADRTGDRLQLVLERSGRQFRVAAVPRADPPPGQGPLGLHINYVRSPDLSGRALSRALIQTGEAITLLPRYTAGALAGEGQINLTGVVGILDTFGQATLLGPALVLGLAGSISIQVALFNLLPWPVLDGGRMTLMLIEVARGRRISPEAEKALQVASMAALLILVVVVTAADISRIAGGGP